In the genome of Pelobacter seleniigenes DSM 18267, one region contains:
- a CDS encoding VanZ family protein gives MKKLRLYFLLLLAFICGMLLFVGGPDKSTLRSLRYGWDLGHLVCFGLWSYLYLLWRGRRSFLRLSLEVLLLCLLFGAVTELLQAQIGREATIQDLGNDLVGGLLGLAFLPSGLTGSVRRWLWSYRLLVLLVVGWIIFPIAKMALDDVIARQQFPLLSGFETPLEVSRWGGSAFKTVSTGVAFSGKASLQVRFGTQRYSGVAFREFPRDWSGFARLGLEIFSPYRDSFKIYLRIHDQLHDNQYTDRYNRTVTLMPGWNEVDVSLQDVRRAPRTRQLDLSRVAEMVLFVGKLSAPRTVYIDNVALIPAGK, from the coding sequence TTGAAAAAACTTCGACTATATTTTTTGCTTCTGCTGGCCTTTATTTGCGGGATGCTTCTTTTTGTTGGCGGTCCGGATAAGTCGACACTGCGTTCGCTCCGTTACGGTTGGGATCTGGGTCACCTGGTCTGCTTCGGGCTATGGTCCTATTTGTATCTGCTCTGGCGAGGACGCAGATCTTTCCTGCGATTGAGCCTGGAAGTTCTTTTGCTCTGTTTGCTCTTTGGGGCTGTAACTGAGCTGCTGCAGGCGCAGATCGGACGCGAGGCAACCATTCAGGACCTTGGTAACGATCTGGTCGGGGGGTTGCTGGGTCTGGCTTTTCTCCCCTCCGGTTTGACCGGCTCGGTGCGGCGGTGGTTATGGAGTTATCGGCTCTTGGTCCTGCTGGTTGTCGGTTGGATTATCTTTCCCATTGCCAAGATGGCGTTGGATGATGTGATTGCCCGGCAACAGTTTCCGCTGCTGTCCGGGTTTGAAACTCCTTTGGAGGTATCACGGTGGGGGGGGAGTGCTTTCAAAACGGTTTCAACGGGTGTGGCTTTCTCAGGCAAGGCGTCCCTGCAGGTCAGGTTCGGTACGCAGCGTTATTCAGGAGTGGCGTTCCGCGAGTTTCCTCGCGACTGGTCAGGTTTTGCCAGGCTGGGACTGGAAATCTTCAGTCCCTATCGAGACAGCTTTAAGATTTACTTGAGAATACATGACCAACTCCATGATAACCAATACACGGATCGCTACAACAGGACCGTGACCCTCATGCCGGGCTGGAATGAGGTGGATGTTTCCCTCCAAGATGTCAGGCGGGCTCCACGCACACGGCAGCTTGATTTGTCCCGGGTGGCGGAGATGGTGTTGTTTGTCGGAAAACTTTCCGCTCCCCGGACTGTGTATATTGACAATGTCGCCCTGATTCCCGCAGGAAAATAG
- the serA gene encoding phosphoglycerate dehydrogenase produces MKVLITDEISESGLLPLLEDPRIQVDKKLGLSVAELHEVIGGYEAVITRSGTRVDEALLSHAHNLKIVARAGVGIDNVDVDAASSRGIIVVNAPYGNVNSAAEHTLALLLSLCRNIPVANASLKAGDWQRAPFTGRELKGKTVGIIGLGKVGGRVARRCRAFEANVITYDPYISEKRAEDFGVKLVSLEDVIRFADIITVHTPLTAETRNMITAEHFEGMQDGVILVNCARGGIINEEAMLAALESGKCVGAAFDVWSEEPPRSEVLRKLIAHPNMLVTPHLGANTFEAQKNVAVDVSMEIVNYVDGKPMASAVNIPRFDPDLMEHMKPYMSLVSILGTFISQLAPPNPNKVTFTYNGKLARFDCTPLSVSGLAALLNRCSDQEVNMVNAGLVAREMGIEVESVRSTETESFSSLITLALESPEGRRTIAGTLFEGTPKIVKMRNFATDFQPEKNMLVINYLDRPGLIGKIGTILGEANVNIGNMNLGRREKAGEAMVVFSVDSPVDDETLQKVAEAVDARFIKAVHLDV; encoded by the coding sequence ATGAAAGTTCTGATTACGGATGAAATATCCGAAAGTGGTCTGCTTCCTTTGCTGGAAGACCCCCGGATTCAGGTTGATAAAAAATTGGGTCTGTCGGTTGCCGAACTGCATGAGGTTATCGGTGGTTACGAAGCCGTCATTACCCGCAGCGGAACCCGGGTCGATGAAGCTTTGCTGAGTCATGCTCACAATCTCAAGATTGTCGCCCGGGCCGGTGTCGGTATTGACAATGTCGACGTCGATGCTGCCAGCAGCCGGGGGATTATCGTTGTCAATGCCCCTTATGGCAATGTGAACTCCGCAGCGGAGCATACCCTGGCCCTGCTGTTGTCCTTGTGCCGCAACATCCCGGTTGCCAACGCCAGCCTCAAAGCAGGGGACTGGCAACGTGCGCCCTTTACCGGCCGCGAGCTGAAGGGGAAGACGGTCGGGATTATCGGCCTCGGGAAAGTCGGCGGCCGGGTGGCAAGACGTTGCCGTGCATTTGAGGCCAACGTTATTACTTATGACCCATATATCTCCGAGAAACGGGCGGAAGATTTCGGGGTTAAACTGGTCTCGCTGGAAGATGTCATTCGCTTCGCCGATATTATCACTGTCCATACCCCGTTGACTGCTGAAACCCGCAATATGATCACCGCCGAACATTTTGAGGGGATGCAGGACGGAGTGATCCTCGTTAACTGTGCGCGAGGCGGTATTATCAACGAAGAAGCGATGCTCGCGGCGCTTGAGAGCGGCAAGTGCGTCGGTGCCGCCTTTGATGTGTGGAGCGAAGAACCGCCGCGGAGCGAAGTTCTGCGCAAACTGATTGCCCATCCCAATATGCTGGTCACGCCTCATCTTGGTGCAAATACTTTTGAAGCGCAGAAAAATGTCGCAGTCGACGTCAGCATGGAAATTGTCAATTATGTCGACGGCAAACCGATGGCAAGCGCTGTCAATATCCCACGCTTTGATCCGGACCTGATGGAACACATGAAGCCGTATATGTCGCTGGTTTCGATTCTCGGCACTTTCATTTCCCAATTGGCGCCGCCGAATCCCAATAAAGTGACCTTTACCTATAACGGAAAACTGGCCCGCTTCGACTGTACGCCGTTAAGTGTCAGTGGCCTCGCGGCGCTGTTGAATCGGTGCTCGGACCAGGAAGTCAATATGGTCAATGCCGGGCTGGTGGCACGGGAAATGGGGATCGAGGTTGAGTCGGTCCGCTCTACTGAGACGGAATCCTTTTCCAGTTTGATTACTCTGGCTCTGGAAAGCCCCGAAGGGCGGCGGACTATCGCCGGGACCCTGTTTGAAGGGACGCCGAAAATCGTAAAAATGCGTAACTTTGCGACCGACTTCCAACCGGAAAAAAATATGCTGGTGATCAACTATCTGGACCGCCCCGGTCTGATCGGTAAAATCGGGACGATCCTGGGTGAGGCCAATGTCAATATCGGGAACATGAACCTTGGTCGCCGGGAAAAAGCCGGGGAAGCCATGGTGGTGTTCTCGGTCGATTCGCCGGTTGATGATGAAACCCTGCAGAAGGTTGCCGAAGCGGTCGACGCTCGCTTTATTAAAGCGGTGCATCTGGATGTCTGA
- a CDS encoding menaquinone biosynthesis family protein, whose protein sequence is MNQKLTLGYSPCPNDTFIFYGLIHQKTPCAGISFQERLEDVETLNQLALQGQLQLTKISYHALGHLRDNYALLRSGGALGRGCGPLVIAAQPTSMAQLRGQRIAIPGRLTTANLLLQLYSEGYEDLLIVPFDQIMTTVKEGRAAAGVIIHESRFTYQQHGFHQVLDLGQWWEEDSGHPIPLGGILAQRSLGEEVIRKVDAALRRSIEYGFAHPEDPRSYIKQHAQELDDTVISSHIDLYVNDFSIDLGEQGIAAVTHLFERAEQRGIIPPSSCPLLVS, encoded by the coding sequence ATGAACCAAAAACTGACCCTGGGCTACTCCCCTTGTCCCAATGACACCTTTATTTTTTACGGGCTGATTCATCAAAAAACTCCTTGCGCCGGCATTTCATTTCAGGAACGCCTCGAAGATGTGGAGACCTTGAATCAACTCGCCTTACAAGGGCAGCTCCAACTGACCAAGATTTCCTATCATGCCCTGGGCCATCTGCGTGACAATTATGCCCTGCTGCGCAGCGGCGGCGCTTTGGGCCGAGGCTGTGGCCCGCTGGTCATTGCCGCGCAGCCGACCAGCATGGCTCAGCTGCGCGGTCAACGGATAGCCATCCCCGGCCGACTGACCACCGCCAATCTGCTCCTGCAACTCTATTCGGAAGGGTATGAAGACCTGTTGATTGTACCTTTTGACCAGATCATGACCACAGTGAAAGAAGGACGGGCCGCTGCCGGCGTGATCATTCATGAATCCCGCTTTACCTATCAACAGCACGGTTTCCACCAGGTTCTGGACCTGGGGCAATGGTGGGAAGAAGACAGCGGTCATCCGATTCCACTGGGTGGCATCCTGGCCCAACGCAGTCTGGGTGAAGAGGTGATTCGCAAAGTGGATGCCGCACTGCGCCGCAGTATTGAATATGGCTTCGCCCACCCCGAAGATCCCCGCTCCTACATCAAGCAGCATGCCCAGGAACTTGACGACACGGTGATCAGCAGTCACATCGACCTTTATGTCAATGACTTTTCCATCGATCTTGGCGAGCAGGGGATCGCGGCAGTGACTCATCTGTTTGAACGCGCCGAACAGCGCGGGATTATCCCCCCGAGTTCCTGCCCTTTGCTGGTTTCATGA